ATAGATAAGATAACTGTTAAATCTCCAACATTTAATGAATTAATAAAAGAAATAAAAGAATGTGATGATGGAAAAGAAATAAATAACATTTGGCTAGATGTATATAGATACTATTTAAATGATAATGGGTATAGTGATATAGCTAAAAAAGTAATAAGTGGATTAAATTATACTAATCAAGTTCAAAGGGTAGAGGAACAAAAAATAAGAAGCTTATATGACACTAACTTAAGTGTATCTAGATTAGAACGATATGCTCAATGTCCATTTGCATATTTTATTCAATATGGTTTAAAAGCAAAAGAAAGGAAAGAATATTCTTTTACTGCGCCAGATTTAGGAACATTTATACATAATATTTTGGATAGATTTTCAAAGCAACTAATTATAGATAGTTTAGACTGGAGAGATATAGATTATAACTACATCTCAGATAGAGTATCACAAATAGTAGATGATATAGTAGGAAAAATACCTGGATATATACTAGAAAGTTCAGAAAGATATAAGTATTTAGCGCATAGATTAAAAAATATGCTTATATCAGCCATAAGTATAATTAGTGAACAAATAAGACAGGGTGAATTTGAGCCAGTGGATTATGAAGTTGATTTTGGAGTAAAAGGTAAATATCCTCCTATAAAGATAATTTTACAAAGTGGAGAAGAAATAAATCTAAGAGGACAAATTGATAGGATAGACGAGTATGATAGCGAAAATGGAAAATATATAAGAATAATAGATTATAAATCTGGAAAAAAAGATTTAAGCTTAACTGATATTTATCATGGACTTCAGTTGCAACTATTAGTATATTTAGATGCTATCCTAGAAAGTGGAGCCTTAAGGGGTGAAGATGTAAATCCAGCCGCAATACTATATTCTAGGATTGATGATCCAATAGCTAAGTTTGATGAAAATAAAGACGATGAAGAAATAAGAGAAGACATATTAAAAAGTTTAAAAATGCAAGGTCTTTTAATTAAAGATTCAGATATAATTAAACAAATGGACAAGTCGTTGGCAACAGGTGAAAGAAGTACATCATTAATAATACCTGCAAACTTAAATAAAGATGGAACATTAGGTAGATACACTAAAGGTGTTACTAAAGAAGAATTCGATATTATAAGAAAATATGTTAAAGGTATTATAAAAGATATATGTGAAGATATGCTTGGTGGAAATATAAGTATATCACCATATAAAAATAAAGATCAGAATTCTTGTGCTTTTTGCAATTATTCAGCCATATGCCAATTTGATACTACCTTAAAAGATAATAAATATAAAATTATAAATAAAAAAAGTGATGATGATATAATAACTCAAATGAGAGAAGAGGTGAAATAATGAGTTCTCCTAAATGGACAGATGAACAACAAGCAGTTATAGATAGTAGAAACTGTAACTTATTAGTAGCGGCAGCAGCAGGCTCGGGAAAAACTGCTGTACTAGTTGAGCGTATAATACAAATGATAACAGATAAAGATGATCCTATAGATATAGACAAATTACTTGTGGTTACTTTTACAAATGCAGCAGCATCAGAAATGAGAGAAAGAGTAGGAGATGCCATAGGTAAAGCATTAGATAAGAATCCAGAAAACAAGCATCTTCAAAGTCAACTAATACTTTTAAATAAAGCAAGTATTACCACAATACACTCATTTTGTTTAGAAGTAATAAAATCAAATTTTCATAAAATAAATTTAGACCCTAACTTTAGGATAGGTGATACAACAGAGTGTACATTGCTAAAGCAAGAAGCGATAGAAGATGTATTTGAACAATTATATGTAGATAGAGATAAAGGATTTTTAAATTTAGTAGAAAGCTATGCTGAAAAAAGAGGAGATAATAACTTACAAGAAATTATATTAAGTATATATAACTTTGCAATGGCATCGCCAGATCCTAAGGAATGGTTAAAATTTTCATCAGAGTTATTTAATATAGATGATAGCTTTGAGTTTTCAAATTCTATATGGGCAGAATCTATACTTGAAACAGTAAAAATAGAAATTAGCGGTATGGAAGTAAGTATGGCAAAAGCTTTAGAGGAATTAGAAGGTATAGAAGAGCTTGAAACATATACAGATAAATTTAAAAGTGATTACAGTGGAATAAAAAGAATTTTAAATGGATGTAATGAATCTTGGGATAAAGCTTTTGAGGCAATGTTATCAATGAAGTTTGAAAACTATGTAAAAGGAGTAAAAAGATTAGCCAAAGATACTCCGTCTTATATAAGGGATATAAAAGATAGAGTTGATGATATTAGAAAGAAAGTAAAAAAATCAGTAGAGGATATGAAAGATTCTACATTTAGCCAAGAAACTGGTGAAATCAAGGAACAAATAAAATATTTATATCAAGTTGTTAAATCTATTTCTGAAGTTGTAATAAAGTTTGAAGAAGCCTATGATGCTAGAAAACGAGAAAAAGGAATAATAGACTTTAATGATATAGAACATTTTGCACTTAAAATATTGGCTACTAAAGATAAAAATGGTAAAGATATACCATCGGATATTGCTCTAACTTATAGAGATAAGTTTTATGAAATATTTATAGATGAGTATCAAGATAGTAATTTAGTTCAAGAAGTTTTACTTAGTACTATAGCTAAAATAAAAACACCAAATAGATTTATGGTTGGAGATGTAAAGCAAAGTATCTATAGATTTAGACAAGCAAAACCTGAAATATTTTTACAAAAATATGCTGACTATGATACTGAAAAAGGATCTTTGTATAGAAAAATAATGCTATATAAGAATTTTAGAAGTAGAGAAGAAGTTGTAGATTGTGCAAACTATATATTTGAAAATGTAATGAGCAAAAATATAGGAGAAATAGAATACACAGAAGAAGAACGATTAAATCTAGGAGCGATATTCAAAGATAATACTAATGAAGAAGCTATTGTAGGTGGTCCATCTGAAATACATATAATGCAAACTAAGGCTAGATCAAAAGATGTAGAAAATAATGAAGAAAAAGAACATGATGAAAATGAAGAACAAGAGGAAATAGACAATATACAACTTGAAGCTAGAATGGTAGGAAAAATAATTAAAGATTTAAGAACTCCTAACGAAGATGGACAAGTTCAAATGGTTTATGATAAAAAATTAGATGATTATAGACCTGTTCAATTTAAAGATATTGTAATACTACTTAGAGCCACTTCTGCATGGGCACCAGTATTTGCTGATGAACTTATGAATATGGATATACCTACTTATGCAGATATAGGGGTAGGATATTTTGATACCATAGAAATTAAAACTATAATGAGTTTAATACAAGTTATAGATAATCCGATGCAAGATATACCTCTTTTAGCAGTATTAAAATCTCCTATATGTGGCTTTACACCAGAAGATTTAATAGATATAAGAGTAGAAGATGGTCATAAAAGTTTTTATGAGGCTTTAGAGATGTTTAGCCAATATAAAGATGAAAGAGGGAAAAAATGCTTTGAATTTATAGAAAGGCTTAATGACTATAAAGAAAAATCTTTATATATGAGTACAGATGAGTTTTTATGGTACCTGTATACGAAAACAGGATATTATGCTTATGTAGGAGCTCTTCCTGGTGGATCACAAAGGCAAGCCAATCTAAAAATTCTGTTTGAAAGAGCAAAACAGTTTGAAGAAACAAGTTTTAAAGGGATATTTAATTTTATTAACTTTGTAAGTAAATTAAAAAAATCCAATACAGATATGGGAAGTGCAAAAACTCTGGGAGAAAATGCTGACGTAGTTAGAATTATGAGTATACACAAAAGTAAGGGATTAGAATTCCCAGTTGTAATATGTTCTGGTATGGGAAAAAATTTCAATACTCAAGATTTTAAGAAAAATATCTTATACCATCATAATTTAGGATATGGACCTCAAATAGTTGATTATGAAAGAAAAATATCTTATCCAAGTATAGCTAAAGAAGCATTAAAGAGTAAAATAAATATAGAAAACTTATCAGAAGAAATGAGAGTTTTATATGTTGCATTTACCAGACCAAAAGAAAAACTTATAATAACAGGTTCTACGAGAAACATAGAAAAAAGTCTAAGGACTTGGGCAAATGGTGTTGAAGGAAATAAGCCAATATCACAATATAAGGTATTAAAAGGTAAAACATTTTTAGATTGGATAATGCCATCTGTATTAAAACATATAGATTTAGAAAATCTAAGGGACGCAGCTGAAATAGATTTAGATAGTATTGATAATCATAAATCAAAATGGTTAGGTAAGCTTTGGTTTAAAGAAGATGTGATACTAGAAGCAAAAGAAGAAGAGGAAAAAGAGAATATAAGTGATGTATTATTAAATATTAATTTAGAACAGCCTGATACACAGTACTACGATGTAATAAAAGATAAATTGGATTTTAAATATCCTTGTCAAGCTTGTATTACAAAACCGGCAAGTATATCAGTTACAGAAATAAAAAAAATTCAGAATGCTCATGAAGAGTATGATTCTTCAGCTAATATGTTTAATAATAATCAAATAACATTGAAAAAGCCTCTATTTATGCAAGAAAGTGAAGATAAAGAAAAAATTACTGGAGCTGAAAGAGGTACGATTATTCACTTAATAATGCAAATTATCGATTTTAATAAGATAAATACAGTAGATGAAATTAAAGAACAAATAAATTCATTTATTAAAAAAGAAATAATTACTGAAAAACAAGCAACTGTAATCAACCCATTTAAAATATATAAGTTCTTTAAATCTGATTTAGGAAAGAGAATGTTAGCTGCTAAGTTTATAAAGAGAGAACAAGCTATATATACTCAAATAAAACTAAAAGATGTATATATTTATGAAGACTTAATTATGGATGAAAATAGTGAAATATATGATGATGAAAGTATTATGCTTAGAGGTATTATAGATGCATATTTTGAAGAGGATGATAAATTAGTTTTAGTTGATTATAAAACAGATTTTGTAAATGATGAAAATAAAGAAGAAGTTATAAATAGATACAGAAAGCAATTAGATTTATATTGTGATGTATTAAAAGAGCTTACGGGTAAAGAAGTAAAAGAAAAATATATTTATTTATTTGGTATAGATAAAGATATATCAATATAACTAAAGATATATTAAAAGAACTATAAAATATAGTAAAAAATTTACTATAAATGAATTAAATATTTGTAGCGTAAAAAATAAAGAAGCATGGGAATTATAAATTATCCCATGCTTCTTTATATATAAATAAATATATTAAAAAATGTTAAAAATGGTAAATTTATTTAATTAAAAATTCCAAAATAATACAAAAACTGTTATATAGTACTACTATTTTAGATTGATTTTAAAAAAATAATATATTAAAATTATAAATTAGACACTATATTTGTTAAATAGGGAGATGGTAAATATAAAATTAGAAAAAAAGAGTATAACATATAAATTATTTTTAGTATTATTTGGACTTTCAGCATCAGTTTCTATGATATTAGGTATGTGGTTTATAAACGATACTAATAGAACTATAGAAACAGAGATGTATAATATGAGTAGTCAAACATTGAATCAAATTAGCAATAATATATCCATACTATTATCAAATGTAGAAAGTATAGCAAAAAGAATTTCTATAGATAGTAAACTCATAGAAATTTTATCTATACCTAAAGATGAACTAAAAAATTATGAATCTCAAAAGAAAAATATGAATTCTTATGCTGAAGGACTTTTAACCGATGAAGTTTGGAAATATGGAAATTTTAATATGAAGCCTGAACTTTATGTATTAGGTGAAAACGGATTAGTTTATGATACTTATTCAAAAACTAAATACACTATGTCAGATATAAAACAAAATAATTGGTATGAAAAAATTGTCAAAGCTGATGGAAAAACTATATTAATAAACACATATAAAGATGATAATGCAGTAGGCCCATATAAATGTGTTTTTAAGATGGGAAGATTAATCAAAGATTTGATCACAGGAAAACCTTTGGGAGTTTTGATTATAGATATAAGTGAAACTATTTTATATGATAGATACTCAGAAGTGTTAACAGAAGGAAGTTGTATTTATATAGTTGATGAAGAAGGAAATATAATATCTACAAAAGATAAGAGACTCATAGGTACAAATTATGGGTTGGGTATAAAAAATACAAATCATTTACTAAATAAGCAAAATCACAGAATTACAAAGGATAATGTAAAAAATATGCAAGTATCCTCAATGCTTAATGAATATGGATGGGTAATTGTAGAAGAAATACCACTTAGTATTATAAGGCAACCTGTAGAAGCTTTAACAGAAAAAGCAATATTAGTTCTTTTATTAGTAAGTATAATATCTATAATTGTGTCTTATAGATTATCAGTTGGAATAACAAAGCCAATATTAAATATTAAAAATAGTATGAATGAAGTCATGGAAGGAAATTTAAATATAAAAATTATTAATGAGCGTTTTGATGAAATAGGACAATTAGAAAGATCATTTAATGGAATGGTAAGTTGGCTAGAAGAATCTATACAAGAAATAAAAAATCAAGAAAAGCAAAAAAGAACTGCTGAATTAAGTTTTTTACAAGCTCAGATAAATCCTCATTTTCTTTATAATACATTAAGCGGAATAAGATTTTTAGTATCTATGAACAAAACAGAAGAAGCAGAAGAAATGCTTTATAGGTTTACAAAATTACTTAGAAGCTTATTACCAAAAGCAAGTGAAATGATTAGGCTGGAAGAAGAAATAGAAAATATAAAAAATTATACAGAACTTCAAAAGCTTCGATATCCAGATTGTTTTGAAGTTGTATATGATATAGATGCTGAAATTAATGATTTTGAAGTTCCATCTTTTATATTACAGCCAATAGTGGAAAATGCTATTTTATATAGCATGGAAAAGGAAGATAATTTAGGCGAAATAAGTGTTTCAGGATATAAGCAAAAAGATTGTATAAAAATCATTATAGAAGATAATGGAATTGGAATGTCTAGAAATAAATTAGAAACAGTCTTAAATAAGGATGCTAGCATAAATAGGGTCGGTTTGATAAATGTTCAAGAAAGGATTCAATTAAATTATGGATCAAAATATGGACTAAAGATAGAAAGTGCAGAAGGAGAAGGAAGTAAAATTACATTTATACTACCAAATTAGGGGGAATTAATATGTTAAATATATTAATAGTAGAAGATGAAGCTCCAATAAGAGATTGGGTTGTGTACACAATTTCAAATATATCAAAAGAATTTAATGTATTAGCGAGTGCATCTAATGGAAAAGAAGCATATGAGTTAGCAATAAAACTTAAGCCACAAGTTATAATTAGTGATATAAAAATGCCGATAATGGATGGTATAGAGCTAACAAAACAAATAAAAAAAGTTATGCCTGAGACTATAGTAGTTTTGCTAACTAACTATGCAGAGTTTTCATATGCAAAACAAGCAATTAGTTGTGGAGTATATGAATATTTAGTAAAGTCTGAAATAAGACCAAAAGAATTAAAAGAATTATTAGAAGGAATAAATAAAAATATAAAATTTGAAAACGAAGAACAAGTATCGATAGATAAAGTAGACGAAAATAGTAGTAAAACTAATAATAGAGGTTATTCAAAAGCCATAGAAAAAGCTATGGAATATATTGATTTAAACTATAAGGAGCATATTTCTTTAGGAAGTATATCTAAATATGTATATTTATCTCCAGAGTACTTTTCACGCCTTTTTAAGGAAGAAGTAGGAGAGAACTTTATAACATATTTAACTTTATATAGAATGAAAAAAGCTGAATATCTTATAAAAAATACGGATATGAAGATTTCTCAAATTTCAAATGAGGTAGGATATTCAAATTCAGGATATTTTTCTAAGTCATATAAAAAGTATAAAGGTATTTCTCCTGATGAAGATAGGTATTGAAATCAATATATTTCACAAATGTCAAAATTTTACCGTAAAGATAACTTTTTTAAGAAATATACATCAATATTATTGAGAGAGTTATCAATATAATTCATGGAAAGAAAACGTTTTATTTAATATAATGTTAGTAAAGTAGAAAGAAAAAATTTGACGAAAACTGCTTTACTATGAAGAAACATAGGGGGCATAATATGTTGAATCATTACAAAAAAATAGTTATGGTAATTTTAATCACAATAGTGGCTATTTTTATAATAACAAGTTCTACTAAATATAATGAGACAAATTTAAATAATTTATTTACAAATTCCACATCTGAAAAGAAAAAGGTAGCTATTATTTTTAGCACACCTGGACTAGGAGATAAATCATTTAATGATTTATGTTATGATGGCGCACTAAAAGCGCAAGAAGACCTAGGTGTTGAGTTTGATTATTCAGAACCTAAATCTGAAGATGATTATGAAAAAATTTGTAGGGACTATGCACAAAGTCAAAATTATGAATTGATAATTTCAATTGGATTAGATCATGAGGAATCAGTTAGTAAGGTCTCAAAAGAATTTTTAAATCAAAAATTTTCAATAATAGACTCTAAAATAGAATTGCCAAATGTAAGCTCAATTTATACAAATTGGCCGGAACAAACATTTTTAAATGGTGTTATGGCTGGCTTAATCACAAAATACGAAAATACGAGTTTAAATAAAAGTAATTCATTAGGTGTAATATTAGGAAGAGATATGCAACATCTTAGCGAAGGTGCAATTGGATTTGAAGCAGGAGCTAAGTATGTAAATCCAGATATAAATATAATAGTAGGTGTTGTAGATGATTTTGCAAATCCAGCAAAAGCAAAAGAGATAGCTCTTTCAATGTATAGCAAAGGTGTAAGATATATACAACACATAGCTGGGGAGTCTGGACTTGGAGTTTTTGCTGCGGCTAAAGAAGCAGATAAATATGCATTTGGGATAGATGATAACCAAAATTTATTTGAACCAAATCATATAGTATCTACAGCAACAAGATATGCAAATGAAATTGTGTACAATGAAATTAAATCTATTACGAATGATACTTGGAAAGATGGTGTTCATAAATTTGGCATTAAGGAAAACATTATCGGGTATACAACAAAAGGTTCAAATGTTGATATACCACCAGGAATAATAGAAGTAGTAGAAGAAATTAAAACTCAAATAATAGAAGAAAAAATAAAAATACCTTCAAATAAGAGTGAATTAGAAAAATGGGTTAAAGAGAATCAATATAAAAATTAAAATATAAGGGAGAGAGTATCATGAGATTATACGATATTATAGCTAAGAAAAGAGATAAAAAGGAATTATCTAAAGAAGAAATAGAATTTTTCATAGAAAAATACACTAATGGTGAAGTACCTGATTATCAAGCATCAGCATTATTAATGGCTATATACTTAAATGGATTTACTAAAGAAGAAACTGCAAATCTTACAATGGCAATGGTAAATTCAGGAGACGTTGTAGATCTTAGTATGATAGAAGGAGTAAAACTTGATAAACATAGTACTGGAGGAGTTGGAGATAAGACATCTCTTATATTAGTTCCTATGGTTGCAGCTGCAGGAGGAAAAGTAGCTAAATTATCAGGTAGAGGACTTGGTCATACAGGGGGAACTCTTGATAAACTAGAATCAATCCCAGGGTTTAATATATCAGTAGAAGAAGATAAATTTATAGATATGGTAAAAAATGCAGGACTAGTTATAGCAGGTCAAACTCAAAACTTAGTTCCAGCAGATAAAAAAATATATGCATTAAGAGATGTTACTGCAACAGTAGACAGTATACCTCTAATAGCAGCAAGCATAATGAGTAAAAAAATAGCATCAGGTTCAGATGCAATAGTATTAGATGTTAAATATGGTGAGGGTGCATTTATGAAAACAGCAGAAGATGCTGAAAAATTAGCAACTGCGATGGTTAATATAGGTAAAAGCGTAGGAAGAAATACATCAGCTGCAATAACTTTAAATGGAGAACCATTAGGTTATGCAATAGGAAATGCACTTGAACTAAAAGAAGTTATAGAAGTATTAAAAGGTGAAGGTCCAGAAGACTTAAGAGAATTATGCTTACAATTAGGAGCACAAATGCTTAGATTAGGAAAAATAGAAACAGATATTGAAAAAGGAAGAGCTAAATTAGAAGCTATATTAAAGGATGGAAGTGCATTAGCTAAATTAAGAGAATTAGTAGTACTTCAAGGAGGAGATCCAAAAGTCATAGATGATTCTGAATTATTTACAATATCGCCTTTAACTCATGAAGTTAAAGCTACTAAAGAAGGGTATGTATACGAGTTAAACGCTGAAGGTGTTGGAGTATCTTCATTACTTACAGGAGCTGGAAGACATACTAAAGATGATGAGTTAGACTATGGAGCAGGTATAATTCTTAAAAAGAAAATGGGAGACTACGTAAAGGTTGGAGATGTATTAGCTACGTTATATTCAAGTGATGAAGCTAAGTTTGAAAAGGCAGAAGAAGAATTACAAAAGGCTTACAGCATACAACCTCAAAAGCCAGAAAAGAGTTCAATAATACACAAAATAATAAGATAATAAATAAACAATACTTAAAGTTTAAACATAACTAAAAATCTAAATCATATATTTAAATGGTTATAAATAAGGAGATAGTAATTATGGATAACAAAACAATTTTAAAAGCAGTAGATCATACTTTATTAAAGCAAACGGCAACATGGAATGATATAAAAATAATATGTGATGATGCAATTAAATATGATGTAGCATCTGTGTGTATACCACCATCATTTGTTAAGCAAGCAAAAGAATATGTAGGGAATAAGATGAAAGTTTGTACAGTAATAGGTTTCCCTAATGGCTATAATACAACTAAAGTAAAAGTATTTGAAACTAAGGATGCTATACAAAATGGTGCGGATGAAATAGATATGGTAATAAACTTAAGTATGTTAAAAGATAAAAAATATGAAGAAATAACAGAAGAAATAAGACAAATAAAAGAAGCTTGTGGTGAAAATATATTAAAGGTTATAATAGAAACTTGCCTTTTAAATGAAGATGAAAAAATCAAAATGTGCAAGTGTGTAACTGATGCAAAAGCTGATTTTATAAAAACATCTACAGGATTTAGTACAGGTGGAGCAACTGCTGAAGATATAGTTTTATTTAAAGAGAACGTAGGAGAAAATGTTTCAATAAAAGCAGCTGGAGGAATAAAAGATTTAGATACAGCTAGAGATTTTATAACAAAAGGATCTTCAAGACTTGGAACAAGTTCTATAATAAAAATAATAAATAATGAAGAAGTAACGGGGTACTAAAAATGAAAAAGTTTAATAGAGTATTTTTAACTGTATTAGACTCAGTAGGTATAGGAGCGCTAGAAGATGCAAATGAGTATGGTGATTTAGGTGCTAATACTCTTTGCAACATCGCTAAATCAACAGGAGGGCTTAGCCTTCCTAACCTACAAAAAATGGGTCTAGGTAATATAGCAAGTATAGAAGGTGTAAATCCTACTGATAGTCAAACATCATACACAACAAAATGTAGAGAGCTATCTAAAGGAAAAGATACAATAACAGGCCACTGGGAAATGGCAGGAATACTTATAAAAGAACCTTTCAAAGTATTTACAGATACAGGATTTCCAAAGGAACTTATAGATGAACTTGAACAAAAAAGTGGGCATAAATTTATAGGAAATATTTCAGCATCAGGTACAGAAATAATAAAAAACTTAGGCGAAGAACATTTACAAACTAAAAGTTTAATACTTTATACATCTGCGGATAGCGTTTTACAAATAGCAGCTAATGAGGAGATAATACCACTTGAAGAATTATATAGAGTTTGTGAAGTAGCAAGAGAAGTTACTTTAAAGGAAGAGTATAAAGTTGCTAGAATAATAGCAAGACCATTTATTGGAACTAATAAAGAGAATTTTACGAGAACTTCAAATAGAAAAGATTATGCTCTAAAACCACCAACTAAAACAATTTTAAATGAACTTCATGAAAACGATTTAGATGTAGTTGGTATTGGTAAAATAGGTGATATATATTCTTATCAAGGTATAACAAAAAGTATAAAGACAAAGAGCAATGAAGATGGAATGAATAAAACTATAGAAATTGCAAAAGATGGATCTCATAAAGGTTTAATATTCTTGAACCTAGTAGATTTCGATGCTCTATATGGGCATAGAAGAAACGTTGAAGGATATAAGGGAGCATTAGAGAATTTTGATTCTCAATTAGGAACTCTTATCGAAGAGCTTAAAGAAGATGATCTCTTAATAATAACTGCAGATCATGGGAATGACCCTACTTTCAAAGGTACTGATCATACTAGAGAGTATGTTCCAGTATTAGTTTATAATAAGCAAATAAAAAAAGGTGGCAAAATGCCTATATTAGAAAGTATGGCAGATATAGGATTAACGATACTAGATAACTTTAACAATGAAGATAAAAATTATGATTTTGAGATAGGGAAATCATTCTTACAAAATATAAAATAATTTGAGGTGGACAATATGAATAACTTATTTGATAGAATAAATGAAAGTGCAGAATATATAAAGTCTAAAATAGATGTAGTACCAACGATAGGATTAATACTAGGATCAGGACTAGGTGTTTTAGCTGATGAAATAGAAAATCCAGTAGAAATAAGCTATCATGATATACCAAACTTCCCAGTATCAACTGTAGAAGGTCATAAAGGGCAATTAGTTATAGGTAAATTACAAGGTAAAAATG
Above is a genomic segment from Romboutsia lituseburensis containing:
- the deoC gene encoding deoxyribose-phosphate aldolase, translated to MDNKTILKAVDHTLLKQTATWNDIKIICDDAIKYDVASVCIPPSFVKQAKEYVGNKMKVCTVIGFPNGYNTTKVKVFETKDAIQNGADEIDMVINLSMLKDKKYEEITEEIRQIKEACGENILKVIIETCLLNEDEKIKMCKCVTDAKADFIKTSTGFSTGGATAEDIVLFKENVGENVSIKAAGGIKDLDTARDFITKGSSRLGTSSIIKIINNEEVTGY
- a CDS encoding phosphopentomutase, which produces MKKFNRVFLTVLDSVGIGALEDANEYGDLGANTLCNIAKSTGGLSLPNLQKMGLGNIASIEGVNPTDSQTSYTTKCRELSKGKDTITGHWEMAGILIKEPFKVFTDTGFPKELIDELEQKSGHKFIGNISASGTEIIKNLGEEHLQTKSLILYTSADSVLQIAANEEIIPLEELYRVCEVAREVTLKEEYKVARIIARPFIGTNKENFTRTSNRKDYALKPPTKTILNELHENDLDVVGIGKIGDIYSYQGITKSIKTKSNEDGMNKTIEIAKDGSHKGLIFLNLVDFDALYGHRRNVEGYKGALENFDSQLGTLIEELKEDDLLIITADHGNDPTFKGTDHTREYVPVLVYNKQIKKGGKMPILESMADIGLTILDNFNNEDKNYDFEIGKSFLQNIK